One segment of Marinobacter sediminum DNA contains the following:
- a CDS encoding ATP-binding response regulator, which translates to MTEVVSENSEVTVLLVDDNPQNLKVLYETLKDKGYRLLIANEGDKALDLAHRHQPEVILLDIMMPDMDGYEVCERLKADPETADCAVVFLSALDDLQAKVRGFSLGGADYISKPFQSQEVIARVKTHARVIRLERELQARNRELQGDQTRILNSISEGIYGLDENGVIEFANPAAAAILGSPVDAIIGCNFFEIHFAAVGEDTGGLPVHGTCRQGVAESQRNIRMLRTDGSGFPAEYRSTPKLDDDELHGAVVVFRDITAELESEAALEEARELVQEQRDQLAHASRLTTMGEMAAGFAHEVNQPLTAITNYARVSKRMMGKETPDLGLIGETLDKIEAQSHRASEIIRRIRRFMKKPATGKEIISMPALLEDTRQFAEVDMRNNEGGIEVAVPEGLPDVLADPIQVQQVALNLIRNALEATRSSGSATPVEVSASLVGSHCVRVQVRDYGVGLSADAEDKLFLPFYTTKDEGMGIGLATCRSLIQAQGGDIGFERPQDGGACFFFTLPVAGAEGAPCRPDNPPDTRED; encoded by the coding sequence ATGACTGAAGTTGTCAGTGAAAACTCGGAGGTGACGGTTCTGCTTGTGGATGACAATCCGCAGAACCTCAAAGTCCTCTATGAGACCCTTAAGGACAAAGGCTATCGCCTGCTGATTGCCAATGAGGGGGACAAGGCCCTGGATCTGGCGCACCGCCATCAGCCCGAAGTAATCCTGCTTGATATCATGATGCCGGATATGGATGGCTATGAGGTGTGCGAACGCCTCAAGGCCGACCCGGAAACGGCAGACTGCGCCGTGGTTTTCCTCTCTGCTCTGGATGATCTCCAGGCCAAGGTAAGAGGCTTTTCACTGGGTGGGGCGGATTACATTTCCAAGCCATTCCAGTCCCAGGAAGTTATTGCCCGCGTTAAGACCCATGCCCGCGTCATTCGCCTTGAGCGCGAACTGCAGGCGCGCAACCGCGAGCTGCAGGGTGATCAGACCCGGATTCTCAACTCCATCAGCGAGGGCATTTACGGTCTCGATGAGAATGGCGTGATCGAGTTTGCCAATCCCGCAGCGGCGGCGATTTTGGGGAGCCCGGTGGATGCGATTATAGGCTGTAATTTTTTCGAGATTCATTTTGCGGCGGTGGGCGAAGATACTGGCGGATTGCCCGTTCATGGTACGTGCCGCCAGGGCGTGGCCGAGAGCCAGCGTAATATCCGAATGTTACGCACGGATGGTAGCGGCTTCCCCGCAGAGTACCGTTCCACCCCGAAGCTTGATGACGATGAACTGCACGGAGCGGTTGTGGTTTTTCGTGACATCACGGCGGAGCTGGAAAGCGAGGCGGCTCTGGAAGAAGCCAGGGAGCTGGTTCAGGAGCAGCGTGATCAACTTGCTCATGCCTCACGCCTGACCACCATGGGTGAAATGGCTGCAGGATTTGCTCATGAGGTTAATCAGCCGCTGACTGCCATCACAAATTACGCCCGCGTCTCCAAGCGAATGATGGGCAAGGAAACACCGGATCTTGGCCTGATTGGGGAAACCCTGGACAAGATTGAAGCCCAGTCTCATCGTGCCAGTGAAATCATTCGTCGAATTCGCCGGTTTATGAAAAAGCCGGCAACCGGCAAGGAGATTATTTCCATGCCGGCGCTGCTTGAGGATACGAGGCAGTTTGCAGAAGTGGACATGCGTAACAACGAAGGTGGTATCGAGGTTGCGGTACCAGAGGGTTTGCCGGATGTCCTGGCCGACCCGATCCAGGTGCAGCAGGTTGCGCTGAACCTCATTCGTAATGCCCTTGAGGCAACGCGCAGCTCCGGATCAGCCACGCCGGTGGAGGTTAGTGCAAGTCTGGTTGGCTCGCATTGTGTGCGGGTGCAGGTAAGAGATTATGGTGTTGGCCTGTCCGCGGATGCTGAGGACAAACTGTTTCTGCCGTTTTATACCACCAAGGATGAGGGTATGGGCATCGGCCTGGCTACCTGCCGCTCGCTGATTCAGGCTCAGGGGGGAGATATCGGTTTCGAGCGTCCCCAGGATGGTGGTGCCTGTTTCTTCTTCACGCTGCCTGTTGCCGGTGCGGAAGGCGCTCCCTGTCGTCCGGATAATCCGCCTGATACCCGGGAAGACTGA
- a CDS encoding MaoC family dehydratase, producing the protein MPETLVYHNAPPALLPLYAKALLPKSGKSSGDISIPKLSASLLGVNSANGTLPRYESICGYPHHTRVPVTWPHVMAFPLHLKLLTEKAFPLPLLGLVHLHNTITQYREIGTGENLDIHVRLGQQERSKRGIEFDLITEAYSAGKLIWEETSVTLFRQADNTESSPREKSPPPTLDRYPNTLNITVPESIGRQYASVSGDSNPIHMHALSARAFGFPRAIAHGMWSKAHALALLEQQKGWKSPCFRVTCQFKKPLLLPGNAQLNWQMGQSGCDYQLLNDEGNAPHLSGHIEWL; encoded by the coding sequence ATGCCAGAAACTCTTGTCTACCACAACGCTCCACCGGCCTTACTGCCGCTGTACGCAAAGGCATTGCTGCCAAAGTCCGGCAAATCCTCCGGAGACATTTCCATTCCGAAGCTGTCTGCCAGCCTTCTGGGAGTCAACTCAGCCAACGGCACGCTACCCCGTTACGAAAGCATCTGTGGCTACCCTCATCACACCCGGGTTCCAGTTACCTGGCCACATGTTATGGCCTTTCCACTACACCTGAAGCTGCTGACTGAAAAGGCATTTCCTTTACCGCTACTCGGCCTTGTGCATCTACACAACACCATTACCCAATACCGGGAAATCGGAACCGGTGAGAATCTGGACATACATGTCCGGCTTGGGCAGCAGGAGCGCAGCAAACGGGGAATAGAGTTTGACCTGATTACCGAGGCCTATTCCGCCGGCAAACTTATCTGGGAGGAGACCAGCGTCACGCTGTTCAGGCAGGCGGACAACACGGAAAGCAGCCCCCGGGAGAAAAGCCCGCCACCAACGCTTGATCGCTACCCCAACACACTCAACATCACGGTGCCGGAGTCGATAGGCCGTCAGTACGCCAGTGTCTCGGGCGACAGCAATCCGATTCACATGCATGCGCTCAGCGCAAGGGCATTCGGTTTCCCCCGCGCCATAGCCCACGGCATGTGGAGCAAGGCCCATGCACTGGCGCTGCTGGAACAGCAGAAAGGTTGGAAATCCCCTTGTTTCAGGGTGACATGCCAGTTCAAAAAGCCGCTGCTCCTGCCGGGAAATGCACAGCTGAACTGGCAAATGGGTCAATCGGGCTGTGATTATCAGCTACTGAACGACGAGGGCAATGCGCCTCACCTGAGCGGGCACATTGAATGGCTGTAG
- a CDS encoding AraC family transcriptional regulator has product MQELRDAGVMLRLIYEAMKKKGIDTDTIFSRLGVDESYVYTEQLRTPHSAQLYFWQVVEDVSGDPDIGLHLGQLLPVYKGQVLEYLFLSSPTFGEGLHRAQNYQRLLSDAANTDFFTEGDDACMVLDAASEEVRRLKHFNECFVLGLITFFRSITDDSFHPSRIEFEHSRDQQGQEHVSEVLGCDVIFGAEENRLFFPAKLLAHASPHAEPELLDLHERFASEQVARLEKKDIVGQVERIVAELLDGGEVTLDAVAERLDIKPRTLRTRLTEAETSFNQVLADFRYRLARQLLATTDESIDEIVYLTGFSEPSTFYRAFKRWSSMTPIEYRKTAQGKDVMVDAM; this is encoded by the coding sequence ATGCAGGAACTTCGTGACGCGGGAGTGATGTTGCGCCTGATCTACGAGGCAATGAAAAAAAAAGGCATCGACACCGATACCATTTTCAGCCGTCTGGGCGTTGACGAGAGTTACGTTTATACCGAGCAGTTGCGTACGCCTCACAGTGCCCAGCTGTACTTCTGGCAGGTGGTTGAAGACGTCTCGGGAGATCCAGACATAGGCCTCCACCTTGGTCAGCTGCTCCCGGTCTACAAGGGGCAAGTGCTCGAATACCTGTTTCTCAGTAGTCCGACATTTGGTGAGGGCCTGCATCGCGCCCAGAACTATCAGCGCCTGTTGAGCGACGCTGCCAATACCGATTTCTTCACTGAGGGTGACGACGCCTGCATGGTGTTGGATGCAGCTTCCGAAGAGGTGAGGCGTTTGAAGCACTTTAATGAGTGTTTCGTGCTGGGCCTGATTACATTTTTCCGTTCTATTACGGATGACAGCTTTCACCCGTCTCGCATTGAGTTTGAGCATTCCCGGGATCAGCAGGGCCAGGAGCATGTTTCTGAAGTGCTCGGCTGCGACGTCATCTTCGGAGCGGAAGAGAATCGGCTATTTTTCCCGGCAAAACTGCTGGCCCATGCATCGCCCCACGCGGAGCCCGAGTTGCTGGACCTGCACGAGCGATTTGCCAGCGAGCAGGTGGCGCGCCTTGAGAAGAAAGATATCGTCGGCCAGGTGGAGCGTATTGTGGCTGAACTTCTGGATGGCGGTGAGGTTACCCTGGATGCCGTAGCCGAGCGCCTTGATATTAAACCCCGAACGTTGCGCACGCGGCTGACCGAAGCTGAAACCAGCTTTAATCAGGTACTGGCCGATTTCCGTTACCGTCTTGCCCGGCAGTTGCTGGCCACCACGGATGAGTCGATCGACGAGATCGTTTACCTGACCGGATTCTCGGAGCCGAGTACCTTCTACCGTGCCTTCAAGCGCTGGTCCAGCATGACACCGATTGAGTATCGCAAGACTGCGCAGGGCAAGGATGTCATGGTTGATGCCATGTGA